A single genomic interval of Terriglobus albidus harbors:
- a CDS encoding sodium:solute symporter family transporter encodes MQSGRPLGADLAFFAAYLIVTMLIGWFSKRRNVSVGEYLNATHVMPLWAVVTAYIATNCGALEIVGLSAMAAQYGAQALHFYWVGAIPAMIFLALWMMPIYRRNNITSVPGYLLLRYGPRMRLINACITAIMLLLLAGISQYAVAQVLAATMSLPFEYGIALCSVALTIYVLLGGIRATIYNEIFQLAVIVAGLLPLAILSARRFGTLPAWALGNRVHLWRGLPLVAPHAPMDVLGVVVGLGLVLSFGYWCTDFVLMQRAFTARTELEARQVPLWAGFGKHIFSMIVIVPGLVAYGLVPNLNRYDRALPSLMTLLYGRWLTDLGITALAASLMSGLASNVSAFAALWTEDIYHHVLRPGKSDRHYLTMGRVAVIFAVIVSLFASYLNFLFANLMEHVQLIFSVFAAPFWAVFLLGIFSRRTSERGAMIGFFAGSILSSLHSIAVMRGWLHYGSTMSANFYASIYAFTIAMVVGWLSSPSVTPDAAQQHATLRWQREDLIPGNRMLCVLAVILFASTILMNILWW; translated from the coding sequence ATGCAATCCGGAAGGCCCCTGGGTGCCGATCTCGCCTTCTTTGCTGCCTATCTCATCGTCACGATGCTCATCGGATGGTTTTCGAAACGGCGGAATGTCTCCGTCGGCGAATATCTGAATGCGACCCACGTCATGCCTCTGTGGGCGGTGGTCACTGCCTACATCGCGACCAACTGCGGCGCTCTTGAGATTGTTGGACTTAGCGCCATGGCGGCTCAATATGGAGCGCAGGCGCTTCATTTCTACTGGGTGGGCGCCATCCCGGCCATGATCTTTCTCGCGCTCTGGATGATGCCGATCTACCGGCGAAACAACATCACCAGTGTGCCGGGATATCTTCTGCTCCGCTATGGCCCGCGCATGCGCCTTATTAACGCATGCATCACCGCGATCATGCTCCTGCTTCTGGCCGGCATCAGCCAGTACGCTGTCGCCCAGGTTCTGGCAGCGACCATGTCGCTTCCGTTCGAATACGGCATCGCGCTTTGCTCTGTCGCGCTGACGATCTATGTGTTGCTCGGCGGAATTCGAGCCACCATCTATAACGAGATCTTTCAGCTTGCCGTCATCGTCGCCGGCCTGCTTCCGCTGGCGATCCTCAGCGCACGCCGCTTCGGAACGCTTCCCGCGTGGGCTCTCGGTAACCGTGTGCATCTCTGGCGTGGTCTGCCGCTGGTTGCTCCGCACGCTCCCATGGATGTGCTCGGTGTTGTTGTCGGCCTTGGCCTCGTCCTCAGCTTCGGATACTGGTGCACCGACTTTGTGCTCATGCAGCGTGCCTTCACGGCCCGCACAGAACTTGAGGCCAGGCAGGTGCCGCTATGGGCGGGTTTCGGCAAACACATCTTCTCCATGATCGTGATCGTGCCGGGCCTGGTTGCCTACGGTCTGGTGCCGAACCTGAACCGCTATGACCGGGCGCTGCCATCCCTGATGACCTTGCTCTACGGCCGGTGGCTGACTGACCTGGGAATCACGGCGCTCGCTGCCAGTCTGATGTCGGGGCTGGCGTCGAACGTTTCGGCATTTGCCGCGTTGTGGACCGAAGATATCTACCATCACGTGCTTCGGCCCGGAAAGTCTGACCGGCACTACCTGACGATGGGACGGGTAGCCGTAATCTTTGCAGTCATCGTCAGTCTGTTTGCGTCGTATCTCAACTTCCTCTTCGCCAACCTGATGGAGCACGTGCAACTGATCTTTTCGGTCTTTGCCGCGCCGTTCTGGGCGGTTTTCCTTCTGGGTATCTTCTCTCGCAGAACTTCGGAACGCGGCGCGATGATCGGTTTCTTTGCCGGGTCCATCCTCTCCTCGCTGCATTCCATCGCTGTTATGCGCGGGTGGCTGCACTACGGAAGCACGATGTCGGCGAATTTCTATGCCTCCATTTATGCGTTTACGATCGCGATGGTCGTAGGCTGGCTCTCAAGCCCGTCTGTGACGCCGGATGCTGCCCAGCAGCATGCAACACTCCGCTGGCAACGCGAAGACCTGATCCCAGGAAACCGGATGCTCTGCGTTCTCGCGGTCATCCTGTTCGCCTCCACCATTCTGATGAATATTTTGTGGTGGTAG
- a CDS encoding c-type cytochrome — translation MYRRLSLTGLRCIVLFGLTVACGVQAQEQQQPAQPLDGAALTKQKGCVYCHGEHLEGTEGKAPSLRGVGLRRDKTFIEGQIRNGGQSMPPFGEALTNDEIQTLVQYLSQMKEAPAKTNTDAKQRSGKKH, via the coding sequence GTGTACAGACGTCTTTCGCTCACAGGTCTTCGCTGTATTGTCCTCTTCGGGCTCACGGTTGCATGCGGTGTCCAGGCACAGGAGCAACAGCAGCCCGCCCAGCCGCTCGATGGAGCGGCGTTAACGAAACAGAAAGGCTGTGTCTACTGCCACGGCGAGCACCTCGAAGGTACAGAAGGGAAGGCGCCTTCTCTTCGTGGCGTTGGTCTGCGCCGGGATAAGACTTTTATCGAAGGTCAGATCCGCAACGGCGGCCAATCGATGCCGCCCTTTGGTGAGGCTTTGACCAACGACGAGATCCAGACGCTGGTGCAATATCTCTCTCAGATGAAGGAAGCGCCGGCAAAGACAAACACAGATGCAAAACAGCGTTCAGGGAAGAAGCATTGA
- a CDS encoding LacI family DNA-binding transcriptional regulator yields MREIARRAGVSCATVSRVLSGSSLVREDTAKKVRDVVSEAGFIPNPSAAMLKYGRSRTYGLVLPDLQNPFFGEFVGAFEDLLIDIDHEVLPISVQTSDKLVKSVRRMLMRQVDGAVLVSSEFDTGAVEPLLLRQIPLVTVDRRSVQVGCSDVSIDYERGFVEAVLHLKSLGHKRIGYIGGTKGPHTSEVRANAFEQAIRGAGLVFYPGLTRRGNYQVTGGEAAVMSLMKMPAPPTAIITANDLTALGAALGIHRLGGVVPRDLSIVGVDDLFLSEVVQPPLTTIRIPRKRLATACLQAMNYTKQNLERIGAEFSVPTQLIVRESTARPKSAPKKKSKR; encoded by the coding sequence ATGCGCGAGATTGCTCGGCGCGCAGGCGTGTCTTGTGCCACGGTCTCGCGTGTCTTGAGTGGTTCCTCCCTCGTCCGTGAGGACACAGCTAAAAAAGTCCGAGACGTCGTCAGCGAAGCCGGATTCATTCCCAATCCCAGTGCGGCGATGTTGAAGTATGGCCGCAGTCGAACATATGGATTGGTCCTCCCGGATCTTCAAAACCCGTTCTTCGGCGAGTTTGTAGGCGCCTTCGAAGATCTGCTCATCGACATCGATCACGAAGTGCTGCCCATCAGCGTGCAAACCTCAGACAAACTGGTGAAATCTGTCCGGCGCATGCTGATGCGGCAGGTTGACGGCGCTGTCCTGGTCTCCTCTGAGTTTGATACCGGTGCGGTAGAACCATTGCTTCTGCGCCAGATCCCGCTGGTCACCGTGGACCGCCGGTCGGTACAGGTCGGCTGCAGCGACGTCTCCATCGACTACGAGCGCGGATTCGTCGAAGCCGTGCTACATCTGAAATCCCTTGGACATAAACGGATTGGGTACATTGGGGGCACAAAAGGCCCTCATACTTCGGAAGTACGGGCCAATGCGTTCGAACAGGCAATACGCGGCGCCGGCCTGGTCTTTTATCCAGGACTGACACGGCGGGGGAACTATCAGGTCACGGGTGGTGAAGCTGCAGTTATGTCGTTGATGAAGATGCCTGCTCCTCCAACGGCGATCATTACCGCGAACGACCTCACGGCTCTGGGAGCCGCGCTTGGCATCCATCGTCTCGGCGGTGTTGTGCCACGAGATCTTTCGATCGTCGGTGTCGATGATCTTTTTCTGAGTGAAGTCGTGCAGCCGCCTCTTACCACTATCCGCATTCCGCGCAAGCGGCTTGCGACAGCCTGTCTGCAGGCAATGAACTATACGAAACAGAATCTCGAGCGAATCGGTGCTGAGTTCTCCGTCCCCACACAACTGATCGTCCGCGAAAGTACCGCGAGACCGAAGAGTGCGCCGAAGAAAAAGAGCAAGCGTTGA
- a CDS encoding trans-sulfuration enzyme family protein produces the protein MSSSESNDQSQPAYKSRLRELHPSTRAILAGYASKFSERSVKPPLFRTSTFEFSSAEEGRQFFQRAYHLPGDDGKEPGLIYSRLNNPNVEIWEDKMVAIENGAAFAAAFPSGMSAISTTLLALLPVGARILYTDPVYGGTYFFLEHFGERFGYSARAVDTSDLSAVESALDNSPQPYDMVFLETPSNPSMTITDIQAVVQLIRTRNGARTLIAVDNTFLGPVFQHPFLQGVDLVFYSATKFLGGHSDLIAGIVLAGEGRGKDLIGVIRDFRTILGGTLAADTAWMLTRSLETCWLRMERQAEKATKVATALAQHPKVERVLFPGLLSENDGPSYVTYKKQCTGPGSMITFYLKDAGFKEASRFLDAVKICHLAVSLGGTESLIEHPRTMTHSDMSEDDLERCKITNSMIRLSVGLESSKDLVRDLFDALDQI, from the coding sequence ATGAGCTCGTCCGAAAGTAATGATCAATCACAACCAGCCTACAAAAGCAGGCTGAGAGAACTTCATCCGTCCACCCGCGCGATCCTGGCAGGATACGCTTCGAAATTTTCTGAACGCTCTGTGAAGCCACCGCTATTCAGAACTTCGACTTTTGAATTCAGTAGTGCTGAAGAGGGTCGTCAGTTTTTTCAACGTGCCTACCATTTGCCCGGCGACGATGGAAAAGAGCCCGGACTGATTTATTCGCGCCTCAACAATCCCAACGTCGAGATTTGGGAGGACAAGATGGTTGCCATCGAGAATGGAGCTGCGTTTGCTGCGGCCTTCCCTTCCGGCATGAGTGCCATCAGCACAACGCTGCTCGCGCTTTTACCTGTAGGCGCGCGAATACTCTATACCGATCCGGTCTATGGAGGGACGTACTTTTTCTTAGAACACTTCGGAGAGCGATTCGGTTATTCGGCACGCGCAGTCGATACGAGTGACTTGTCCGCCGTCGAATCGGCATTAGACAACTCTCCTCAGCCGTACGATATGGTTTTCCTCGAAACTCCCTCTAACCCCAGTATGACGATTACTGACATTCAAGCCGTCGTCCAATTGATTAGGACCCGCAATGGCGCCAGGACGCTGATCGCGGTCGACAATACCTTTCTTGGTCCCGTGTTTCAACATCCGTTTCTGCAAGGGGTCGATCTCGTCTTTTACTCGGCTACCAAGTTTCTTGGCGGACACAGCGATCTGATCGCAGGCATCGTACTGGCTGGGGAAGGGCGTGGCAAAGATCTCATTGGAGTTATACGCGACTTCCGGACAATTCTCGGCGGAACTCTGGCCGCGGACACCGCATGGATGCTTACTCGCTCCTTGGAAACATGCTGGTTACGAATGGAGCGACAAGCGGAAAAGGCTACTAAAGTAGCGACTGCCTTGGCACAGCATCCTAAAGTTGAGCGAGTACTGTTCCCAGGATTGCTCAGCGAGAACGACGGTCCTTCTTACGTAACGTACAAGAAGCAATGCACGGGACCTGGTTCAATGATCACTTTTTATCTTAAAGATGCTGGCTTCAAGGAAGCTTCACGTTTTCTAGATGCAGTGAAAATCTGTCATCTTGCCGTCTCGCTTGGAGGTACAGAATCTCTGATAGAACATCCGCGAACCATGACCCATTCGGATATGAGCGAAGATGATCTCGAGCGATGCAAAATAACCAACTCCATGATTCGTCTCTCCGTCGGACTGGAAAGCTCAAAGGATCTCGTACGCGATCTATTTGATGCACTCGATCAAATTTGA
- a CDS encoding family 43 glycosylhydrolase: protein MSIRRNLLLLCLTLAGFAAAQQPLSTKWNAPHNGNPFIPGYNADATVLQDNGITYIFATEDPWGGRTLSCWMSADIVHWSSCSLNWPTKEAATSPTSKNSMVWAPSVIHAPNGRYYMYVSVGSEVWVGVADRPLGPWSNALGDRPLIRADFDRRYHMIDAEVFVDTDGQAYLYWGSGLNWVNGHCFVVRLKPDMITFDGEPKDVTPGHYFEGPFMFKHGNAYYLMYSEGKTTDDTYNVRYSVADNPFGPFHEGATSPILVSDKEHDILGPGHHAVFERNGKTYIVYHRHSLPFQTASVLRQLCMDELVVDDAAHILRKVTPTHTGPALLHTSMRDAGQLPVTATASSTTSKDFAEGAVLDDNYATRWQPSADDKAPWLVLDLSKPITGTTARVTFEYAWKRYRYRLEGSLDGTKWFPIVDQTGDGASGSPTEFPSLPRVRYLRLNFAAGTPASDLAIFEWNVYRSQ from the coding sequence TTGAGCATCCGTCGGAACCTCCTTTTGTTATGCCTTACTCTTGCCGGGTTCGCCGCTGCCCAGCAGCCGTTATCGACGAAATGGAACGCGCCTCATAACGGAAATCCATTCATTCCGGGATACAACGCCGACGCGACGGTCCTGCAGGACAACGGAATCACCTATATCTTTGCGACAGAAGATCCATGGGGCGGCCGCACGTTGAGCTGCTGGATGTCTGCTGACATCGTGCACTGGTCCTCGTGTTCCTTGAACTGGCCGACTAAGGAAGCGGCGACGAGCCCTACCTCCAAAAACAGCATGGTGTGGGCGCCGTCAGTGATTCATGCGCCCAATGGCCGTTACTACATGTATGTCTCAGTGGGCAGTGAGGTGTGGGTCGGTGTTGCAGATCGGCCGCTCGGACCTTGGAGCAACGCCCTGGGCGACCGCCCTCTTATCCGTGCGGATTTCGATCGCAGGTATCACATGATCGACGCAGAGGTCTTTGTCGATACCGACGGCCAGGCTTACCTGTACTGGGGATCAGGATTGAACTGGGTAAACGGACACTGCTTCGTCGTCCGTCTGAAGCCCGATATGATCACCTTCGATGGCGAACCGAAGGATGTAACTCCCGGGCACTACTTCGAAGGCCCGTTTATGTTCAAGCACGGAAACGCGTACTACCTGATGTACTCCGAAGGCAAGACTACGGATGACACCTACAACGTGCGCTACAGCGTCGCTGACAATCCGTTCGGTCCGTTCCATGAAGGCGCCACCAGCCCGATCCTTGTGAGTGACAAAGAACATGACATTCTCGGGCCTGGGCACCATGCGGTCTTCGAGCGTAATGGCAAGACCTACATCGTCTATCACCGTCATAGCCTGCCATTCCAGACCGCGTCTGTCCTGCGTCAGCTCTGCATGGATGAGCTGGTCGTGGATGACGCGGCTCATATACTGCGCAAAGTGACGCCCACACATACCGGACCAGCACTGCTGCACACCAGCATGCGCGATGCCGGTCAACTTCCTGTAACGGCGACTGCCTCCAGTACCACAAGTAAAGACTTCGCGGAAGGCGCAGTTCTTGATGACAACTACGCAACTCGCTGGCAACCGAGTGCGGATGATAAAGCTCCGTGGCTTGTCCTTGACCTCAGTAAGCCGATTACAGGAACAACGGCAAGGGTGACCTTCGAATACGCATGGAAGCGCTACCGCTATCGTCTGGAAGGTTCTCTTGATGGAACGAAGTGGTTCCCAATCGTCGATCAGACCGGAGATGGAGCAAGCGGTTCACCGACGGAGTTTCCGAGCCTGCCGCGTGTGCGCTATCTGCGGTTGAACTTCGCCGCAGGTACTCCTGCATCCGATCTCGCGATCTTTGAGTGGAACGTCTATCGCAGTCAGTAG
- a CDS encoding TlpA family protein disulfide reductase — protein sequence MCTFFAVVFALASQQGFAQGQALREPSALLTDLQGHRHLIEELHGTPAVINFWATWCMPCKSEMPRLVKLQERYPKVRFVAISIDNADTRAKIPALIAKRKFSLTVWQGASADTLKELALGELVPATVILDTDGMLVGRIEGEASEKDIASRLDWLLNGRQGKQPKLVQKNDW from the coding sequence TTGTGCACCTTTTTTGCGGTCGTCTTTGCGCTTGCTTCACAGCAAGGATTCGCACAGGGACAGGCTCTGCGAGAGCCTTCCGCCTTACTTACCGACCTTCAGGGCCATCGCCATCTGATCGAGGAACTTCACGGTACGCCGGCCGTCATAAACTTCTGGGCGACCTGGTGCATGCCCTGCAAAAGCGAGATGCCGCGACTGGTAAAACTCCAGGAACGCTATCCAAAGGTTCGCTTCGTCGCCATCTCCATCGATAATGCCGACACACGTGCAAAGATTCCTGCACTGATCGCGAAACGCAAGTTTTCCCTCACGGTGTGGCAGGGGGCATCCGCAGATACCTTGAAAGAACTTGCACTCGGCGAACTGGTCCCGGCAACGGTGATCCTCGATACGGACGGCATGCTGGTAGGTCGTATCGAGGGCGAGGCGAGCGAAAAAGACATCGCGTCCCGCCTGGACTGGCTGCTCAATGGCCGCCAGGGCAAGCAGCCCAAACTGGTCCAGAAAAATGACTGGTGA
- a CDS encoding VOC family protein translates to MASSVQEASSSAAVSVASAKQVDMKFEIVVIPVSDVDRAKAFYTQLGWRLDADFAQGSNYRVIQFTPPGSGCSIIFGKDVTAAAPGSAKGLYLIVSDLAAARSELLARGVAVSEIFHGASDNYSGADEPYLFGSNRVAGPDPARSSYRSFSSFQDPDGNEWLFQEITTRLPGRVVGDTSYASVADLIGALRRAAAAHGKHEERTGQADANWYDWYAEYMVKEQSGEPLPG, encoded by the coding sequence ATGGCAAGCTCAGTTCAGGAAGCGTCCAGCAGCGCGGCCGTAAGTGTTGCGAGCGCCAAACAGGTCGACATGAAGTTCGAAATTGTAGTCATCCCGGTATCGGACGTCGATCGGGCAAAGGCGTTCTACACCCAACTCGGATGGCGGCTCGACGCCGACTTTGCGCAGGGAAGCAACTATCGTGTGATCCAGTTCACGCCGCCGGGCTCCGGCTGCTCAATCATCTTTGGTAAAGATGTGACCGCGGCGGCGCCAGGGTCGGCGAAGGGGCTGTACCTGATCGTCTCCGACCTCGCCGCTGCCCGCAGTGAGCTACTTGCTCGCGGTGTTGCGGTTAGCGAGATCTTCCACGGCGCGTCGGATAACTACTCCGGGGCCGACGAACCATATCTCTTTGGAAGTAATCGCGTCGCTGGACCAGACCCCGCACGCAGCAGCTATCGCTCGTTTTCCTCCTTCCAGGATCCGGACGGGAACGAATGGCTCTTCCAGGAGATAACGACCCGGCTTCCTGGCCGTGTCGTTGGTGATACGAGCTATGCCTCGGTTGCTGACCTGATCGGTGCCTTACGCCGCGCCGCGGCCGCACACGGAAAGCATGAGGAGCGGACCGGTCAGGCGGATGCGAACTGGTACGACTGGTACGCCGAATATATGGTCAAGGAGCAATCCGGAGAGCCACTGCCGGGGTAA
- a CDS encoding alpha/beta fold hydrolase, producing the protein MQQEANKLSRRRILGVGLSAGAALLGELPLFAKENEMPPAPSQSAAAAQSTTFDSLKEIDAGLLRVSYAEVGPSNGKPVLLLHGWPYDIHSFAEVAPRLASEGYRVIVPYLRGYGSTRFLSAETVRNGQPSALALDLVALMDALHLDKAVLAGFDWGARTADIVAALWPERCKALVSVSGYLIGSQEAGKMPLPPKAELEWWYQFYFATERGRAGYERYRKEFANLIWKLASPKWNFDDQTFDRSAASFDNPDHVAIVIHNYRWRLGLAEGEKKYDDSEKQLAQAPSIRVPTITLEGDANGAPHPDPAAYAHKFSGKYQHRNITGGIGHNLPQEAPQAFAQAVIDVDRL; encoded by the coding sequence GTGCAACAGGAAGCAAACAAGCTGTCTCGCAGACGTATATTGGGAGTAGGACTCTCTGCCGGAGCAGCGCTGTTAGGAGAACTGCCTCTCTTCGCCAAAGAAAATGAGATGCCGCCGGCGCCAAGTCAATCGGCCGCTGCCGCGCAGAGCACAACGTTTGACTCGCTCAAAGAAATAGATGCAGGCCTACTTCGTGTAAGCTACGCCGAAGTTGGGCCTTCCAATGGAAAACCGGTCCTTCTTCTACACGGCTGGCCATACGACATTCACAGTTTTGCAGAAGTTGCTCCGCGGTTAGCCTCCGAAGGGTATCGGGTCATCGTTCCGTATCTGCGCGGCTATGGTTCGACGCGGTTTCTCTCTGCGGAGACGGTTCGCAACGGTCAGCCTTCCGCTCTTGCGCTTGACTTGGTGGCCTTGATGGATGCGCTTCATCTCGATAAGGCGGTTCTGGCAGGATTCGATTGGGGCGCCCGTACGGCTGATATCGTCGCCGCGCTGTGGCCGGAACGCTGCAAGGCGCTCGTCTCCGTCAGCGGCTATCTCATCGGTAGCCAGGAAGCCGGCAAGATGCCTCTGCCTCCGAAGGCTGAGCTCGAATGGTGGTACCAGTTCTACTTCGCGACAGAGCGCGGCCGAGCGGGGTATGAGCGATATCGGAAAGAGTTCGCAAACCTCATCTGGAAGCTCGCCTCACCGAAATGGAACTTCGACGATCAGACCTTTGACCGTAGCGCAGCCTCCTTTGACAATCCCGACCATGTCGCCATCGTCATCCATAACTACCGCTGGCGGCTTGGACTTGCCGAAGGCGAGAAGAAGTACGATGATTCCGAAAAGCAACTGGCACAGGCCCCTTCGATTCGCGTTCCAACCATCACATTGGAGGGTGACGCCAATGGAGCTCCGCACCCGGACCCTGCGGCCTATGCCCATAAATTCTCTGGCAAATATCAACACCGAAATATAACGGGCGGTATCGGTCACAACCTTCCGCAGGAAGCCCCACAGGCTTTTGCCCAGGCAGTGATCGACGTTGACCGTTTGTAA
- a CDS encoding alpha-galactosidase — protein sequence MKHVTWAILFLTPVAIALQGSGGGAKDGQQVFRLNGGDVSYVVGINDKGQLQTVYWGKRLPDSQEFQAPKQGREVASFDMSLNTTPQEFAGWGGGLYVEPDLKITFPDGNRDLVLKYVSHTATADELDVVMKDISREVYVKVQYHMDSSTGVVRRSAEISNRTGAPLTIEQVASGTYNLPRGTDYQLHYVTGRWAAEWNLQQQPIHGGKTVLESRRGTTGAQNNPWVMIDRTGDHDQDHGDVWFAALGWSGSWQIAVEQDPAKETRVTGGPNAFDSSYYLKNGETFQTPYFYGGFSSNGTGGASRLLHRFEVDSLLPHAPHPKLRPVLYNSWEATTFNVDEAGQMALAEKAAGIGIERFVMDDGWFGERVNDHAGLGDWYVNSKKFPHGLKPLIDKVHSLKMDFGLWVEPEMVNPDSDLYRKHPDWVLNFTNRPRTEGRNQLVLNLARPDVHDYVLGFLDKLLNENDIAFLKWDYNRNWSEPGWPAVPVEQQKNVYVDFIRNYYDILQKLRQKHPGVEIESCSGGGGRVDLGVMHLTDEVWTSDNTDAYDRLFLQEGFSYAYTPAVMMAWVTDSPTWVNQRSLSLEYRFLSSMQGSLGIGANLNKWTPEDFTTAQKMVAAYKTVRQTVQQGDLYRLMSPREGEQTVTESVSRDGKQAAVFAFLHSSTQMYPFPRLYLRGLDENAMYELHSVAGKVNEDTPVKATGAYWMHHGVDLALRGDFQGAMFTLERQ from the coding sequence ATGAAGCATGTCACCTGGGCCATTCTCTTCCTCACACCGGTTGCAATTGCATTGCAGGGCTCCGGCGGGGGAGCAAAAGACGGACAGCAGGTCTTTCGGCTGAACGGCGGTGACGTGAGCTATGTCGTTGGAATCAACGATAAGGGCCAACTGCAGACGGTCTACTGGGGAAAGCGGCTTCCGGACTCACAGGAGTTCCAGGCGCCAAAGCAAGGGCGAGAAGTAGCTTCATTCGATATGTCCTTGAACACGACTCCGCAGGAGTTCGCAGGCTGGGGCGGGGGACTCTATGTCGAACCCGATCTGAAGATCACCTTTCCTGACGGGAACCGCGACCTTGTTCTGAAATATGTCTCGCATACGGCGACGGCCGACGAACTGGACGTCGTGATGAAGGACATCTCACGTGAGGTCTATGTGAAGGTGCAATATCACATGGATTCCTCGACAGGCGTCGTGCGCCGTTCAGCCGAGATCTCGAACCGCACCGGCGCACCGCTCACCATCGAACAGGTCGCAAGCGGAACCTACAATCTGCCCCGCGGCACCGACTATCAGCTGCACTACGTCACCGGCCGCTGGGCTGCGGAATGGAATCTGCAACAGCAGCCGATTCATGGCGGCAAGACGGTTTTGGAGAGCCGCCGGGGAACGACCGGAGCGCAGAATAATCCGTGGGTCATGATCGATCGCACTGGAGATCATGACCAGGATCACGGAGACGTATGGTTCGCAGCACTCGGCTGGAGCGGATCGTGGCAGATTGCCGTGGAACAGGATCCTGCCAAAGAAACGCGCGTGACCGGCGGACCGAATGCCTTCGATTCCTCCTACTACCTGAAAAATGGGGAGACATTCCAGACGCCGTACTTTTACGGCGGCTTCTCCAGTAACGGCACCGGCGGCGCATCGCGTCTGCTGCATCGTTTCGAAGTCGATTCTCTGCTGCCGCATGCGCCGCATCCCAAGCTGCGCCCCGTTTTGTATAACTCCTGGGAGGCCACTACCTTCAATGTGGACGAAGCCGGGCAGATGGCGCTCGCCGAAAAGGCCGCCGGCATTGGGATAGAGCGCTTCGTCATGGACGACGGCTGGTTCGGGGAACGTGTCAACGACCATGCCGGACTCGGAGACTGGTATGTCAATTCGAAGAAGTTCCCTCACGGCCTGAAACCTCTGATCGACAAGGTGCATTCTCTGAAGATGGACTTCGGCCTGTGGGTCGAACCCGAGATGGTGAATCCAGACAGCGATCTCTATCGGAAGCATCCGGACTGGGTTTTGAACTTTACCAACCGCCCCCGTACCGAGGGCCGCAATCAGCTTGTGCTCAATCTGGCCCGGCCCGACGTGCACGACTATGTCCTTGGCTTTCTGGACAAGCTTCTCAACGAGAACGATATTGCGTTTCTGAAGTGGGACTATAACCGCAACTGGTCGGAGCCGGGCTGGCCGGCTGTTCCGGTCGAACAACAAAAAAATGTATACGTAGACTTTATTCGCAACTACTACGACATTTTGCAGAAGCTGCGGCAGAAACATCCCGGAGTTGAGATTGAAAGCTGCTCCGGCGGCGGCGGCCGCGTCGATCTTGGTGTGATGCATCTGACGGATGAGGTCTGGACCTCCGACAACACCGACGCGTACGACCGGCTCTTCCTGCAGGAGGGGTTCAGCTATGCCTACACACCCGCAGTGATGATGGCCTGGGTCACGGATTCGCCCACGTGGGTGAATCAGCGTTCTCTTTCGCTGGAGTATCGTTTCCTCTCCTCCATGCAGGGTTCTCTTGGGATCGGAGCCAACCTCAACAAGTGGACTCCGGAGGACTTTACGACCGCGCAGAAGATGGTTGCGGCCTATAAAACCGTTCGCCAGACGGTGCAGCAGGGTGATCTGTATCGCCTGATGTCTCCTCGTGAGGGAGAGCAGACCGTGACCGAGAGCGTCTCCCGCGATGGGAAACAGGCGGCGGTCTTCGCGTTCCTGCATTCAAGTACGCAAATGTATCCCTTCCCTCGGCTGTATCTGCGGGGTCTCGATGAGAATGCGATGTATGAATTGCATAGCGTCGCCGGCAAGGTGAATGAAGACACTCCGGTCAAGGCGACAGGAGCATATTGGATGCATCACGGCGTCGATCTGGCACTTCGGGGTGATTTTCAAGGGGCGATGTTTACGCTTGAACGGCAGTGA